The Candidatus Obscuribacterales bacterium genomic sequence TCAGCTGTGTCTCTCTTCCGCACTTGCATTGCATGGTCATCGCCCTCTTCATCGATCACCAGCAGCGCTACACGGCGCTGCTGGTGTGTTTCATGAGATTTCCAAAGCCCCTCCAAGCTGTTCGGGGCTCACTCACATCAATGACGGCTTGATCCGAACGCCCGCAGTCCGCGGCCGTATTGCTTCGTGTCGGCCTTGCACAGGTACGATGCTCGATAGAACGCTTCCTGGAAGCTCTGCGGATCACCCCGATCAATCCAGTACACAGGGTTCTGGGGAACATGAATCCAGGGCTCCTGGGGGTTCCACTCCACCCCCAGCGCGCTGTACCAGGCCCGGGAGATCCTGTTGAAGAGGTTCTCGTTGGGAGAGCCCACCCTGCCAGGCAGGTGGTAGGCATCGCGGTTGAGGATCAGAAAGAAGTGATAGTGCGGCTTGCCATTGGTGCCGACCTCACGGCACCAGACGTAGCGCACCTTGGTGCCAGGCACCCAGCCGCTCCGACGCCTCCGCTCCAGGTCGTGTTGGATGATGGCCTTCATGGAAGCGATAAAGCGTGTGATCAGACGCTGGTGATCTTCCAGCGTCAACCTGTCGCTGATTGAGGTAGGGATGACCGGGTCAACCCGGAAGGCCATTACTCGAGGGTAGTCACCTGTGGCTTTTTGCAGCGTAACGTGTAGCGCTTCGAGGTATTCGGTCACCATTGGTGAAAACTCCGCTTGGATAGGCATGCCGTTGAACATGGGGTAGAAGTCCAGGTGCAGGTTGGGGTTGGCGTGGTGTCTCTGTGACATGGGTAGCTCCTGTAGGGACATGGGAACAGCCCATGGCCGTCAAGCCATGGGCGTTTGCTTCATGCACGATGAATCCTCCAGCTATACGCTGGATCCATTGGTCTATGGGTAGGATGTTCGCTGCTGCTTCCCTTGCTCTGGTAGGTACGGGGCTTGAGGCCCCTCCCCTTCT encodes the following:
- a CDS encoding inovirus Gp2 family protein → MSQRHHANPNLHLDFYPMFNGMPIQAEFSPMVTEYLEALHVTLQKATGDYPRVMAFRVDPVIPTSISDRLTLEDHQRLITRFIASMKAIIQHDLERRRRSGWVPGTKVRYVWCREVGTNGKPHYHFFLILNRDAYHLPGRVGSPNENLFNRISRAWYSALGVEWNPQEPWIHVPQNPVYWIDRGDPQSFQEAFYRASYLCKADTKQYGRGLRAFGSSRH